A genomic region of Pyrus communis chromosome 14, drPyrComm1.1, whole genome shotgun sequence contains the following coding sequences:
- the LOC137714921 gene encoding ETO1-like protein 1: MRTFFPSESGKESQVNALNPLSWLQVERGKLSKLPSNSSSSSIESLIKVPEPPILPFYKPVDYVKVLAQIHEELELCPPQEQSNLYLLQFQVFRGLGEVKLLRRSLRAAWQKANSIHEKLIFGAWLKYEKQGEEHSSDLLASCDKCAQEFGPVDILTQLPIDATVSRTHENISMNGNEIPRNVSFRIQDEKVDCDRQKISSLSAPFHAMLNGCFSESLREDIDLSQNNISASGMRTIIEFSMTGSLNEVPTHLLLEILVFANKFCCEKLKDACDRRLASFVSSREDAVELMAYALEENCPVLAASCLQVFLNDLPDCLNDNRVVDIFRHADRQQRSIMVGQASFSLYCLLSEVCMNLDPQLDKTACFLERLVEFSENDRQRMLAFHQLGCLRLLRKEYDEAKRLFEEALNAGHIYSVAGLARLSYIKGHKLWSYEKLSSVICAVTPLGWMYQERSLYCEGDKRWEDLEKASELDPTLTYPYMYRAATLMRNQNVQAALAEINWVLGFKLALECLELRFCFYLALEDYKSAICDVQAILTLSPDYRMFEGRVAASQFRTLVREHVENWTTADCWLQLYNRWSSVDDIGSLSVIYQMLESDAAKGVLYFRQSLLLLRLNCPEAAMRSLQLARQHASRDDEKLVYEGWILYDTGHCEEGLRKAEESIRIKRSFEAFFLKAYALADSSQDPSSSSTVVSLLEDALKCPSDRLRKGQALNNLGSVYVDRGKLDLAADCYINALKIRHTRAHQGLARVHFLRDDKSAAYEEMSKLIEKARNNASAYEKRSEYCDRELTKTDLEMVTRLDPLRVYPYRYRAAVLMDSHKEAEAIAELSRAIAFKADLHLLHLRAAFHEHVGDVVGALQDCRAALSVDPNHQEMLELHSRVNSHEP; the protein is encoded by the exons CGAATCTTTACTTGTTACAATTCCAGGTCTTTAGGGGCCTCGGAGAAGTCAAGCTGCTGCGAAGAAGCCTTCGTGCAGCTTGGCAGAAAGCTAACTCCATTCATGAGAAGCTCATATTTGGAGCATGGTTGAAGTATGAGAAGCAAGGGGAAGAGCATAGTTCCGACTTGCTTGCCAGTTGTGATAAATGTGCACAAGAATTTGGGCCAGTAGATATTTTGACTCAGCTTCCTATTGATGCAACTGTAAGTCGTACACATGAGAATATTTCGATGAATGGGAACGAAATACCAAGAAATGTCAGTTTTCGAATACAAGATGAGAAAGTAGATTGTGATAGGCAGAAAATATCAAGCCTTTCTGCTCCATTTCATGCCATGCTTAATGGGTGTTTCTCAGAATCACTTCGCGAGGACATAgatttgtcacaaaacaatatCAGTGCATCAGGTATGAGGACAATCATTGAGTTCAGTATGACAGGCAGTTTGAATGAAGTCCCCACTCATCTTTTGTTGGAAATATTAGTTTTTGCAAATAAATTTTGTTGCGAAAAGCTTAAAGATGCTTGCGACCGGAGGCTTGCATCCTTTGTGTCTTCTAGAGAGGATGCGGTAGAACTCATGGCATATGCTCTTGAAGAGAACTGTCCTGTCCTTGCTGCATCATGTTTACAAGTTTTCTTAAATGATCTTCCTGATTGTTTGAATGACAACCGAGTGGTGGATATATTCAGGCATGCTGATAGACAACAGAGATCGATCATGGTTGGGCAAGCCTCGTTTTCGCTATACTGTTTATTAAGTGAAGTTTGTATGAACCTTGATCCGCAGTTGGATAAAACAGCTTGTTTCCTGGAACGATTGGTAGAGTTTTCTGAAAATGATAGACAAAGAATGCTGGCATTCCATCAGTTGGGATGCCTGAGGCTCTTGAGAAAAGAGTATGACGAAGCTAAACGCCTTTTTGAAGAAGCTTTAAATGCAGGCCATATATACTCAGTAGCAGGATTAGCGAGACTGAGTTACATTAAGGGCCATAAACTTTGGTCTTATGAAAAGCTTAGCTCTGTAATCTGCGCTGTTACACCGCTTGGATGGATGTATCAGGAGAGGTCCTTGTACTGTGAAGGTGATAAGAGATGGGAAGACCTTGAGAAAGCATCTGAGCTGGATCCAACTCTTACTTACCCTTACATGTATCGTGCGGCTACATTAATGAGAAACCAGAATGTTCAAGCTGCACTTGCAGAAATTAATTGGGTTCTGGGGTTTAAACTTGCATTAGAATGCTTGGAACTCCGGTTTTGTTTCTATCTTGCTCTTGAGGACTATAAATCAGCCATTTGTGATGTTCAAGCAATTCTGACTCTCTCCCCGGATTACAGAATGTTTGAGGGACGGGTGGCAGCATCCCAATTTCGCACACTTGTGCGTGAGCATGTAGAAAATTGGACAACAGCAGATTGTTGGCTGCAATTGTACAATCGTTGGTCTTCAGTCGATGATATTGGATCCCTCTCAGTTATTTACCAGATGCTTGAATCTGATGCAGCAAAAGGTGTTCTGTATTTCAGACAGTCATTGCTTCTTCTCAG GTTGAACTGTCCTGAAGCAGCAATGCGAAGTTTACAATTAGCTCGTCAACATGCATCCAGGGATGATGAAAagttggtttatgaggggtggATCTTATACGATACAGGCCATTGCGAGGAAGGGCTCCGGAAAGCAGAGGAATCTATCAGAATTAAAAGATCCTTTGAGGCTTTCTTTTTGAAAGCCTATGCACTGGCAGACTCTAGCCAGGATCCATCCTCTTCGTCGACTGTTGTATCCCTCCTCGAAGATGCCTTGAAGTGCCCATCTGACAGGTTGCGTAAAGGTCAA GCACTCAACAACCTTGGAAGTGTTTATGTTGATCGTGGGAAGTTAGACTTGGCAGCTGATTGCTACATAAATGCTCTAAAGATCAGGCATACCCGAGCACACCAGGGCCTTGCTCGGGTTCATTTTCTCAGAGATGATAAGTCTGCTGCATATGAGGAAATGAGCAAACTGATTGAGAAGGCCCGGAACAATGCATCTGCCTACGAGAAGAGGTCCGAATACTGTGATCGTGAACTCACAAAGACTGATCTGGAGATGGTCACCCGCTTAGATCCGCTTCGGGTGTACCCTTACAGATATAGAGCTGCAG TGTTAATGGATAGCCACAAAGAAGCAGAGGCCATTGCAGAACTATCAAGGGCAATTGCATTCAAAGCAGACCTCCACCTTCTGCACTTACGGGCGGCATTCCATGAGCACGTTGGAGACGTCGTGGGTGCTTTGCAAGACTGTCGAGCCGCTCTCTCTGTCGATCCGAACCATCAAGAGATGCTGGAGCTTCATAGCCGTGTAAACAGCCATGAACCATGA